A window from Streptomyces sp. NBC_00335 encodes these proteins:
- a CDS encoding GntR family transcriptional regulator yields the protein MATEGAITEPDSGAATRTARVPKYYRLKRHLLDMTETLPPGTPVPPERTLAAEFDTSRTTVRQALQELVVEGRLERIQGKGTFVAKPKVSQPLQLSSYTEDMRAQGLEPTSQLLDIGYVTADDTLAGLLKIATGGRVLRIERLRLASGEPMAIETTHLSAKRFPALRRSLVKYTSLYTALAEVYDVRLAEAEETIETSLATPREAGLLGTDVGLPMLLLSRHSLDTDGEPVEWVRSVYRGDRYKFVARLQRPAV from the coding sequence ATGGCCACCGAAGGGGCGATCACGGAGCCGGACAGCGGGGCGGCCACCCGCACGGCACGCGTGCCCAAGTACTACCGGCTCAAGCGCCACTTGCTCGATATGACCGAAACCCTTCCACCGGGCACACCGGTGCCGCCCGAGCGCACGCTGGCGGCCGAGTTCGACACCTCCCGCACCACGGTGCGACAGGCTCTCCAGGAGCTCGTCGTCGAGGGACGGCTGGAGCGGATCCAGGGCAAGGGCACCTTCGTCGCCAAGCCGAAGGTCTCCCAGCCGCTCCAACTCTCCTCGTACACCGAGGACATGAGGGCCCAGGGCCTGGAACCCACCTCCCAGCTCCTGGACATCGGCTACGTGACGGCCGACGACACCCTCGCCGGCCTCCTCAAGATCGCCACCGGCGGCCGGGTCCTGCGCATCGAACGCCTCCGCCTGGCCAGCGGAGAGCCGATGGCCATCGAGACCACGCACCTGTCCGCCAAGCGCTTCCCCGCGCTGCGCCGTTCGCTGGTCAAGTACACCTCCCTCTACACCGCCCTCGCCGAGGTGTACGACGTGCGCCTCGCCGAAGCGGAGGAGACCATCGAGACCTCGCTGGCCACCCCGCGCGAGGCCGGACTGCTCGGCACCGACGTCGGACTGCCGATGCTGCTGCTTTCCCGCCATTCGCTGGACACCGACGGGGAGCCCGTCGAGTGGGTGCGTTCCGTATACCGCGGCGATCGTTACAAGTTCGTCGCCCGACTCCAGCGCCCCGCCGTCTGA
- a CDS encoding extracellular solute-binding protein — protein MKRKLIVAVSVVGMMAGVAACGNGGDGKAKADGPKEITVWVMDGSAPKAWIDAVNAEFSAKHPGVTVKVETQQWKGIQEKVTTALSEDTPPDVLELGNTQTAGYAVTGGLAELTKDKAKLGADAWAKGMLASAEIDGKLYSAPWYAANRVVIYDKKAYAKAGVTPPTTRDEWVAGLEKLKAADPKSQPIYLPGQSWYVLAGFVWDEGGDLATKDGAKWKGGLATPQAASAMDFYKKLQSFSTAPKDKDEATPQQSVDIVPKGGVSSWIGLGWEAGGAEKALKDAGKEADFGYFPIPGKTADKPGTVFLGGSNLAIAERSKNKDLAKEWLALAAGKDQMTKYAAETKGALLPNQVGANFAPPAGSFAEAMAKAGANGKITPVTAGWANVETEPNPIKDFMTKVLNGTDPAKAGADADAEIANRINK, from the coding sequence GTGAAGCGCAAGCTCATCGTGGCGGTCAGTGTCGTTGGCATGATGGCCGGAGTCGCGGCGTGCGGCAACGGCGGCGACGGTAAGGCCAAGGCCGACGGCCCCAAGGAGATCACCGTCTGGGTGATGGACGGCTCCGCGCCGAAGGCCTGGATCGATGCGGTCAACGCCGAGTTCTCGGCCAAGCACCCCGGTGTCACGGTCAAGGTCGAGACGCAGCAGTGGAAGGGCATCCAGGAGAAGGTCACGACGGCCCTCTCCGAGGACACCCCGCCGGACGTCCTGGAGCTCGGCAACACCCAGACCGCCGGTTACGCGGTCACGGGCGGCCTCGCCGAGCTGACCAAGGACAAGGCGAAGCTCGGAGCGGACGCCTGGGCGAAGGGCATGCTGGCCTCGGCCGAGATCGACGGCAAGCTCTACTCGGCTCCGTGGTACGCGGCCAACCGCGTCGTCATCTACGACAAGAAGGCCTACGCGAAGGCCGGCGTCACCCCGCCGACCACCCGCGACGAGTGGGTCGCCGGTCTGGAGAAGCTGAAGGCGGCCGACCCGAAGTCGCAGCCGATCTACCTGCCCGGCCAGAGCTGGTACGTCCTCGCGGGCTTCGTCTGGGACGAGGGCGGCGACCTCGCCACCAAGGACGGCGCCAAGTGGAAGGGTGGCCTCGCCACCCCCCAGGCCGCTTCCGCGATGGACTTCTACAAGAAGCTCCAGTCCTTCTCCACCGCCCCGAAGGACAAGGACGAGGCGACCCCGCAGCAGTCCGTCGACATCGTTCCCAAGGGCGGCGTCTCGTCCTGGATCGGTCTCGGCTGGGAGGCCGGCGGCGCGGAGAAGGCGCTGAAGGACGCGGGCAAGGAAGCCGACTTCGGTTACTTCCCGATCCCGGGCAAGACCGCCGACAAGCCGGGCACCGTCTTCCTCGGTGGCTCGAACCTGGCGATCGCCGAGCGCTCCAAGAACAAGGACCTCGCCAAGGAGTGGCTGGCCCTCGCCGCAGGCAAGGACCAGATGACCAAGTACGCCGCCGAGACCAAGGGCGCGCTGCTCCCGAACCAGGTGGGCGCGAACTTCGCCCCGCCGGCGGGCTCCTTCGCCGAGGCCATGGCCAAGGCCGGCGCCAACGGCAAGATCACCCCGGTGACCGCGGGCTGGGCGAACGTCGAGACCGAGCCGAACCCGATCAAGGACTTCATGACCAAGGTCCTGAACGGCACCGACCCGGCGAAGGCCGGCGCGGACGCGGACGCCGAGATCGCGAACCGCATCAACAAGTAA
- a CDS encoding carbon starvation CstA family protein — protein sequence MSPKAVAAWVLVGLVGAIGWGVLALSRGEEISAAWLLAAALGSYAIGYRFYARFIANRVLKVDKTRATPAERLDNGVDFHPTDRRVLFGHHFAAIAGAGPLVGPVLASQMGYLPGTIWIVVGVIFAGAVQDMVTLFFSTRRNGRSLGQMARDEIGPVGGAAALVGVFAIMIILLAVLALVIVNALAHSPWGVFSIGMTIPIALFMGFYLRVLRPGKVTEVSVVGVALLLLAIVAGGWVAESSLADTFTLEKETLVIWMVAYGFVASVLPVWMLLAPRDYLSTFMKVGTIGLLAVGVVIAMPTLKMPAVTDFASRGDGPVFAGSMFPFVFITIACGALSGFHSLVSSGTTPKMIQKETQVRVIGYGAMLTESFVAIMAIIAACIIDPGLYFAINSPGGVVGATVETASQAVTNFGFAISPEALTQAAKDVEETSLLSRTGGAPTFALGMSEIFSAVIGGTAMKAFWYHFAIMFEALFILTTVDAGTRVGRFMLQDTLGNVHKSFKDVSWKPGVWFASAIVVGGWGYFLWVGVKDPLGGINQLFPLFGIANQLLAAVALAVCTTLLIKSGRLKWAWVTGVPLAWDLAVTLTASYQKIFSDNPKIGFFAQRDVYQDGIDAGKVLKPAKNMDEMHTVVTNATVDGVLSVFFALLIIIVLVDAARTCFKAIRKPESVTLVEVPWTESKLVAPAGLIPTAEERAELAAAGLDSGGGRVEESVREPA from the coding sequence ATGTCCCCCAAAGCCGTGGCCGCGTGGGTGCTCGTCGGCCTCGTGGGGGCCATCGGCTGGGGCGTGCTGGCGCTCTCGCGCGGCGAGGAGATCTCGGCCGCCTGGCTGCTCGCCGCCGCACTGGGTTCGTACGCGATCGGCTACCGCTTCTACGCGCGCTTCATCGCGAACCGCGTCCTGAAGGTGGACAAGACCCGCGCCACCCCGGCCGAACGCCTTGACAACGGTGTCGACTTCCACCCGACCGACCGACGCGTGCTTTTCGGCCATCACTTCGCCGCCATCGCCGGCGCCGGACCGCTCGTGGGTCCCGTACTCGCCTCGCAGATGGGCTACCTGCCCGGCACCATCTGGATCGTCGTCGGCGTGATCTTCGCGGGCGCCGTCCAGGACATGGTCACGCTCTTCTTCTCCACCCGGCGCAACGGCCGTTCGCTCGGCCAGATGGCCCGGGACGAGATCGGCCCGGTCGGCGGCGCCGCCGCGCTGGTCGGCGTCTTCGCCATCATGATCATCCTGCTGGCCGTACTGGCCCTGGTCATCGTCAACGCGCTGGCGCACTCCCCGTGGGGCGTCTTCTCCATCGGCATGACCATCCCGATCGCCCTCTTCATGGGCTTCTACCTGCGCGTCCTGCGCCCGGGCAAGGTCACCGAGGTCTCCGTCGTCGGTGTCGCGCTGCTGCTGCTCGCCATCGTCGCGGGCGGCTGGGTCGCCGAGTCCTCGCTGGCGGACACCTTCACCCTGGAGAAGGAGACGCTGGTCATCTGGATGGTCGCCTACGGCTTCGTGGCGTCCGTCCTGCCGGTGTGGATGCTGCTCGCCCCGCGCGACTACCTCTCCACCTTCATGAAGGTGGGCACCATCGGGCTGCTCGCCGTGGGCGTGGTCATCGCCATGCCGACGCTGAAGATGCCCGCGGTCACCGACTTCGCCTCGCGCGGCGACGGCCCCGTCTTCGCCGGGTCGATGTTCCCGTTCGTCTTCATCACCATCGCCTGCGGAGCCCTGTCCGGCTTCCACTCCCTGGTCTCCTCGGGCACCACCCCGAAGATGATCCAGAAGGAGACCCAGGTCAGGGTCATCGGCTACGGCGCGATGCTGACCGAGTCCTTCGTCGCCATCATGGCGATCATCGCGGCCTGCATCATCGACCCGGGCCTGTACTTCGCCATCAACTCCCCCGGCGGCGTCGTCGGCGCCACCGTCGAGACGGCCTCGCAGGCCGTGACGAACTTCGGCTTCGCCATCTCCCCCGAGGCCCTCACCCAGGCCGCGAAGGACGTGGAGGAAACCAGCCTGCTGTCCCGTACGGGCGGCGCGCCGACCTTCGCCCTCGGCATGTCGGAGATCTTCTCCGCCGTGATCGGCGGCACCGCGATGAAGGCCTTCTGGTACCACTTCGCGATCATGTTCGAGGCCCTGTTCATCCTGACCACGGTCGACGCGGGCACCCGCGTGGGCCGGTTCATGCTCCAGGACACCCTCGGCAACGTGCACAAGTCCTTCAAGGACGTCAGCTGGAAGCCGGGCGTCTGGTTCGCCAGCGCGATCGTCGTCGGCGGCTGGGGCTACTTCCTGTGGGTCGGCGTCAAGGACCCGCTGGGCGGCATCAACCAGCTCTTCCCGCTGTTCGGCATCGCGAACCAGCTCCTCGCGGCGGTCGCCCTGGCCGTCTGCACCACCCTGCTGATCAAGTCGGGCCGGCTCAAGTGGGCCTGGGTGACGGGCGTTCCGCTGGCCTGGGACCTGGCCGTCACGCTCACCGCCAGCTACCAGAAGATCTTCTCCGACAACCCGAAGATCGGCTTCTTCGCGCAGCGGGACGTCTACCAGGACGGCATCGACGCGGGCAAGGTCCTCAAGCCCGCCAAGAACATGGACGAGATGCACACCGTGGTCACCAACGCCACGGTGGACGGCGTCCTGTCGGTGTTCTTCGCCCTGCTGATCATCATCGTGCTCGTGGACGCGGCCCGGACCTGCTTCAAGGCCATCCGCAAGCCCGAGTCCGTCACCCTGGTCGAGGTCCCGTGGACCGAGTCCAAGCTCGTCGCCCCGGCCGGGCTCATCCCGACCGCCGAGGAGCGCGCGGAGCTCGCCGCTGCCGGCCTCGACTCGGGCGGCGGCCGGGTGGAGGAGTCCGTGCGGGAACCCGCGTGA
- a CDS encoding carbohydrate ABC transporter permease → MRPGAVAKNIGALLLALLFIFPVYWMFSSALKPSSEILSKDPVFVFTPTLDNFTKATGVDLFWTYVTNSLIVTVGAVALALLVALAASFAIARMKFKGRKGLVLAVMLAQMAPWEVMVIAMYMIVRDAEMLNNLGVLTAIYFVMVLPFTIWTLRGFIAAVPVTLEEAAQIDGCTRGQAFRKVIFPLLAPGLMSTSLFGFITAWNEFAMVLILHKEKTAQTLPLWLTQFQTAFGNDWGATMAASSLFAVPVLLIFVFLQRKAVGGMTAGAVKG, encoded by the coding sequence ATCCGCCCCGGTGCCGTCGCCAAGAACATCGGCGCCCTGCTCCTGGCCCTCCTCTTCATCTTCCCCGTCTACTGGATGTTCTCCTCGGCGCTCAAGCCGTCCAGCGAGATCCTCTCCAAGGACCCCGTCTTCGTCTTCACCCCGACGCTGGACAACTTCACCAAGGCCACCGGCGTCGACCTGTTCTGGACCTACGTCACGAACAGCCTGATCGTCACCGTCGGAGCCGTCGCGCTGGCCCTGCTCGTCGCCCTCGCCGCGAGCTTCGCCATCGCCCGGATGAAGTTCAAGGGCCGCAAGGGCCTCGTACTCGCCGTGATGCTGGCTCAGATGGCGCCCTGGGAGGTCATGGTCATCGCGATGTACATGATCGTCCGCGACGCCGAGATGCTGAACAACCTCGGCGTGCTGACCGCGATCTACTTCGTGATGGTCCTGCCCTTCACCATCTGGACCCTGCGCGGCTTCATCGCCGCGGTCCCGGTGACCCTGGAGGAAGCCGCCCAGATCGACGGCTGCACCCGCGGCCAGGCCTTCCGCAAGGTGATCTTCCCGCTGCTGGCCCCCGGCCTGATGTCCACCTCGCTCTTCGGCTTCATCACGGCCTGGAACGAGTTCGCGATGGTCCTGATCCTGCACAAGGAGAAGACCGCGCAGACCCTGCCGCTGTGGCTGACCCAGTTCCAGACGGCCTTCGGCAACGACTGGGGCGCCACCATGGCCGCTTCCTCGCTCTTCGCGGTCCCGGTGCTGCTCATCTTCGTCTTCCTCCAGCGCAAGGCCGTCGGCGGCATGACCGCCGGCGCCGTGAAGGGATAA
- a CDS encoding GNAT family N-acetyltransferase, with protein MDIIIRTAAPAEYEELGEITARAYLDDGLLHFSEDDPYLSRLRDVAGRAPDGEVLVAEYEGTLLGGVTFAPPGSPLCDIAGPGEAEFRMLAVSPAARGRGAGEALVRACVSRARELEGVGHLVLSTTEKMLGAHRIYDRLGFVRTPERDWYPVPGLPLLTYRLEL; from the coding sequence ATGGACATCATCATCAGGACGGCGGCGCCCGCCGAATACGAAGAGCTCGGCGAGATCACCGCCCGGGCCTACCTCGACGACGGACTGCTGCACTTCTCCGAGGACGACCCCTACCTGAGCCGGCTGCGCGATGTCGCCGGCCGGGCCCCCGACGGCGAGGTGCTCGTCGCGGAGTACGAGGGCACGCTGCTCGGCGGTGTGACCTTCGCCCCTCCCGGCAGCCCGCTGTGCGATATCGCCGGCCCCGGCGAGGCGGAGTTCCGGATGCTGGCCGTCTCCCCGGCGGCGCGCGGACGCGGCGCGGGCGAGGCCCTCGTACGGGCCTGCGTGAGCCGCGCCCGGGAGCTGGAGGGCGTGGGCCACCTGGTGCTGTCGACCACGGAGAAGATGCTCGGGGCGCACCGGATCTACGACCGGCTGGGCTTCGTACGGACGCCGGAGCGGGACTGGTACCCGGTTCCGGGCCTCCCCCTGCTCACCTACCGACTGGAGCTCTAG
- a CDS encoding ribonucleoside-diphosphate reductase subunit alpha, whose product MTIAPSAPRAESDPSAYEGPGAALLRTLTELTADLPDTDPGRVAATALRGRSAAADEAELRTLATEAAAGLISEDPAYSRLAARLLTLAVRDEAAGQGSTSFSGSVEVGHREGLIADRTADFVRLHAKRLDALVGHALAEGADDRFGFFGLRTLHSRYLLRHPITRQVIETPQYFMLRVACGLAEDESVQAVEEVASLYRLMSRLDYLPSSPTLFNSGTRHPQMSSCYLLDSPLDELDSIYDRYHQVARLSKHAGGIGLSYSRIRARGSLIRGTNGHSNGIVPFLKTLDASVAAVNQGGRRKGAAAVYLETWHADIEEFLELRDNTGEDQRRTHNLNLAHWVPDEFMRRVNADADWSLFSPADVPELVDLWGDEFDAAYRKAEASGLARKTMPARDLYGRMMRTLAQTGQGWMTFKDASNRTANQTAEPGTVVHSSNLCTEIIEVTNDGETAVCNLGSVNLGAFVVDGEIDWERLDETVRTAVTFLDRVVDINFYPTEQAGRSNARWRPVGLGAMGLQDVFFQLKLPFDSPEAKALSTKLSERIMLAAYEASCDLAERSGPLPAWEQTRTARGVLHPDHYAVELNWPERWDALRARVAKTGMRNSLLLAIAPTATIASIAGVYECIEPQVSNLFKRETLSGEFLQVNGYLVQELKRLGVWDAQTREALRESSGSVQGFGWIPAEVRDLYRTAWEIPQRALIDMAAARTPFLDQSQSLNLFLETPTIGKLSSMYAYAWKQGLKTTYYLRSRPATKIARAASGSTVPAAATPLPQAVDADALACSLENPESCEACQ is encoded by the coding sequence GTGACCATCGCGCCTTCCGCACCGCGCGCCGAGTCCGACCCGTCCGCCTATGAGGGTCCGGGGGCCGCGCTCCTGCGCACGCTCACCGAGCTGACCGCAGACCTGCCCGACACCGACCCCGGCCGGGTCGCCGCCACCGCGCTGCGCGGCCGCAGCGCCGCCGCCGACGAGGCGGAGCTGCGTACGCTCGCCACCGAGGCCGCCGCCGGGCTGATCTCCGAGGACCCGGCCTACTCCCGCCTCGCCGCCCGCCTGTTGACGCTGGCCGTGCGCGACGAGGCCGCCGGCCAGGGCTCCACCTCCTTCTCCGGCTCCGTCGAGGTCGGCCACCGCGAGGGGCTGATCGCCGACCGCACCGCGGACTTCGTACGCCTGCACGCGAAGCGGCTCGACGCCCTGGTCGGGCACGCGCTCGCCGAGGGCGCCGACGACCGCTTCGGCTTCTTCGGCCTGCGCACCCTGCACAGCCGCTACCTGCTGCGCCACCCGATCACCCGCCAGGTCATCGAGACCCCGCAGTACTTCATGCTGCGCGTGGCCTGCGGCCTCGCGGAGGACGAGTCGGTCCAGGCCGTCGAGGAAGTGGCCTCGCTCTACCGGCTGATGAGCCGCCTCGACTACCTGCCCTCCTCCCCCACCCTCTTCAACTCCGGCACCCGGCACCCGCAGATGTCCTCCTGCTACCTGCTGGACTCCCCGCTGGACGAGCTCGACTCGATCTACGACCGCTACCACCAGGTCGCGCGCCTGTCCAAGCACGCCGGCGGCATCGGCCTCTCGTACTCCCGCATCCGCGCCCGCGGTTCGCTGATCCGCGGTACCAACGGCCACTCCAACGGCATCGTGCCGTTCCTGAAGACCCTCGACGCCTCCGTCGCCGCCGTGAACCAGGGCGGCCGCCGCAAGGGCGCCGCCGCCGTCTACCTGGAGACCTGGCACGCGGACATCGAGGAGTTCCTGGAGCTCCGCGACAACACCGGCGAGGACCAGCGCCGTACGCACAACCTGAACCTGGCCCACTGGGTGCCGGACGAGTTCATGCGCCGCGTGAACGCCGACGCCGACTGGTCGCTGTTCTCCCCGGCCGACGTCCCCGAGCTGGTCGACCTGTGGGGCGACGAGTTCGACGCCGCCTACCGCAAGGCCGAGGCCTCGGGCCTGGCCCGCAAGACCATGCCCGCCCGCGACCTGTACGGCCGGATGATGCGCACCCTCGCGCAGACCGGCCAGGGCTGGATGACCTTCAAGGACGCCTCCAACCGCACGGCGAACCAGACCGCCGAGCCGGGCACCGTCGTCCACTCCTCGAACCTCTGCACCGAGATCATCGAGGTCACCAACGACGGCGAGACGGCCGTCTGCAACCTCGGCTCGGTCAACCTGGGCGCCTTCGTCGTGGACGGGGAGATCGACTGGGAGCGCCTGGACGAGACCGTCCGCACCGCGGTCACCTTCCTCGACCGCGTCGTGGACATCAACTTCTACCCGACCGAGCAGGCGGGCCGCTCCAACGCCCGCTGGCGTCCGGTGGGCCTGGGCGCGATGGGCCTCCAGGACGTCTTCTTCCAGCTGAAGCTGCCCTTCGACTCCCCCGAGGCGAAGGCCCTGTCCACCAAGCTCTCCGAGCGCATCATGCTCGCGGCGTACGAGGCCTCGTGCGACCTGGCCGAGCGCAGCGGCCCGCTCCCCGCCTGGGAGCAGACCCGCACCGCCCGCGGCGTCCTGCACCCCGACCACTACGCGGTCGAGCTGAACTGGCCGGAGCGCTGGGACGCGCTGCGCGCCCGGGTCGCGAAGACCGGCATGCGCAACTCGCTGCTCCTCGCGATCGCCCCGACGGCGACCATCGCCTCCATCGCGGGCGTCTACGAGTGCATCGAGCCGCAGGTCTCCAACCTCTTCAAGCGCGAGACCCTGAGCGGGGAGTTCCTCCAGGTCAACGGCTACCTGGTGCAGGAGCTCAAGCGGCTCGGCGTCTGGGACGCCCAGACCCGCGAGGCGCTGCGCGAGTCCTCCGGCTCGGTCCAGGGCTTCGGCTGGATCCCGGCGGAGGTGCGCGACCTGTACCGCACGGCGTGGGAGATCCCGCAGCGCGCACTGATCGACATGGCGGCGGCCCGTACGCCCTTCCTCGACCAGTCGCAGTCGCTGAACCTGTTCCTGGAGACGCCCACCATCGGCAAGCTCAGCTCGATGTACGCGTACGCCTGGAAGCAGGGCCTGAAGACCACGTACTACCTGCGCTCCCGCCCCGCGACGAAGATCGCCCGCGCCGCCTCCGGCAGCACGGTCCCGGCGGCCGCCACCCCGCTCCCGCAGGCCGTCGACGCCGACGCGCTGGCCTGCTCCCTTGAAAACCCCGAGTCCTGCGAGGCCTGCCAGTAA
- a CDS encoding YbdD/YjiX family protein — MTRLRHVLGRARYFVREFSGEAAYDRYVAHARTHDPDAEVQSRRDFERARTDAREGDPREGFRCC, encoded by the coding sequence GTGACGCGCCTGCGCCACGTGCTGGGCCGGGCCCGGTACTTCGTACGGGAGTTCTCGGGCGAGGCGGCCTACGACCGCTACGTCGCCCATGCCCGTACGCACGACCCCGACGCCGAGGTCCAGTCGCGCCGGGACTTCGAGCGGGCCCGTACGGACGCCCGCGAGGGCGATCCGCGCGAAGGGTTCCGCTGCTGCTGA
- a CDS encoding glycoside hydrolase family 3 protein → MTVLAHRTDTLTRDALAVLQPGFEGTTAPAWLLRQVAEGLTAVGLFGRNITSPEQLAALTAQLRRERDDVLVAIDEEGGDVTRLEVRGGSSFPGNLALGAVDDVDLTRDVARELGRRLAECGVNLNWAPSADVNSNPDNPVIGVRSFGADTHLAARHTAAYVEGLQAAGVAACTKHFPGHGDTNVDSHHALPRIDVDLETLAARELVPFRAAIEAGTKAVMSAHILVPALDPTRPATLSPQILTGLLRKELGYEGLIVTDGMEMNAIAGTYGIERGSVLAIAAGADAICVGGGLADEGTVLRLRDALVAAVREGALPEERLAEAAARVRSLAEWTRQVRQGARPEGSSAPGIGLAAARRAVVVTGSPKAAAPVNAPYIATLTPVANIAVGDETPWGVAGEVSALIPGTESGVFPQGSTAADVLAAAGNRTVVAVVRDAHRHPWMTEALDALVAARPKTIVVEMGLPRAEPRGALHIATHGAARVCGRAAAEIIAGV, encoded by the coding sequence ATGACTGTCCTTGCGCACCGCACAGACACCCTGACCCGGGACGCCCTGGCGGTCCTCCAGCCCGGCTTCGAGGGCACCACCGCCCCCGCCTGGCTGCTCCGCCAGGTCGCCGAAGGCCTCACCGCCGTCGGCCTCTTCGGCCGCAACATCACCTCGCCCGAGCAGCTCGCCGCGCTGACCGCGCAGCTGCGCAGGGAGCGCGACGACGTGCTCGTCGCCATCGACGAGGAGGGCGGCGACGTCACCCGTCTGGAGGTCCGGGGCGGCTCCTCCTTCCCCGGCAACCTGGCCCTCGGCGCCGTGGACGACGTGGACCTGACCCGCGACGTGGCCCGCGAGCTGGGCCGCCGGCTCGCCGAGTGCGGGGTCAACCTCAACTGGGCCCCGTCCGCGGACGTGAACTCCAACCCGGACAACCCGGTCATCGGCGTACGGTCCTTCGGCGCCGACACCCACCTCGCCGCCCGGCACACCGCCGCGTACGTCGAGGGCCTCCAGGCCGCCGGCGTCGCCGCCTGCACCAAGCACTTCCCGGGCCACGGCGACACCAACGTCGACTCGCACCACGCGCTGCCGCGCATCGACGTGGACCTCGAAACCCTGGCCGCGCGGGAACTCGTACCGTTCCGGGCCGCCATCGAGGCCGGCACCAAGGCCGTCATGAGCGCCCACATCCTGGTGCCCGCCCTGGACCCGACCCGCCCGGCCACCCTCAGCCCGCAGATCCTGACCGGTCTGCTGCGCAAGGAGCTCGGCTACGAGGGCCTGATCGTCACCGACGGCATGGAGATGAACGCCATCGCCGGGACGTACGGCATCGAGCGCGGCTCGGTGCTGGCCATCGCGGCCGGCGCCGACGCCATCTGCGTCGGCGGCGGGCTCGCCGACGAGGGCACCGTGCTGAGGCTGCGCGACGCGCTGGTCGCGGCCGTCCGCGAGGGTGCGCTCCCCGAGGAGCGGCTCGCCGAGGCCGCCGCCCGCGTCCGTTCGCTGGCCGAGTGGACCCGTCAGGTCCGTCAGGGCGCGCGGCCGGAGGGGAGCAGCGCGCCCGGCATCGGACTGGCGGCGGCCCGCCGCGCGGTGGTCGTGACGGGCTCGCCCAAGGCGGCCGCCCCGGTGAACGCCCCGTACATCGCCACGCTCACCCCCGTCGCGAACATCGCGGTCGGCGACGAGACCCCGTGGGGGGTGGCCGGGGAAGTGTCCGCGCTGATCCCGGGCACCGAGTCGGGCGTGTTCCCGCAGGGTTCGACCGCCGCCGACGTCCTGGCCGCCGCGGGGAACCGCACCGTCGTCGCGGTGGTCCGCGACGCGCACCGGCACCCCTGGATGACCGAGGCGCTGGACGCGCTCGTCGCGGCGCGGCCGAAGACGATCGTGGTCGA
- a CDS encoding carbohydrate ABC transporter permease translates to MTVHSQGAATSAPQDAPQKSVGVAKTPPPAGAGAASTSPRGGRKSLPAGWWPYLLVGPAVLSMAGLLLYPLIKNIILSFQKVDKIEFIQRKSPFTGLDNYTQLLGDSQFWTVVARSFAFTAANVALIMILGSLIGILLNKLGKWMRLVLSMALVMAWAMPIVASVTVFQWLFDEQFGVMNWLMRTLGFSGYDQHNWFETGFATLVIVTVLVVWGSIPFVALNMYAGLTTVSGELYEAARMDGANGWQTFWKVVFPNLKSFFLVTTFLEVIWVFKAFTQVYAMKAGGPDRGSEILPVFAYVEGQSQFHYGLAAAISVLTILMLVIVMSFYFRLILKQEEEQ, encoded by the coding sequence ATGACCGTGCACTCCCAGGGAGCGGCGACCTCCGCTCCACAGGACGCACCACAGAAGTCCGTCGGGGTGGCCAAGACGCCGCCGCCCGCCGGAGCCGGGGCAGCGTCCACGTCTCCTCGCGGGGGCAGAAAGTCGCTCCCGGCAGGGTGGTGGCCCTACCTCCTCGTCGGGCCGGCCGTGCTCAGCATGGCGGGCCTGCTGCTGTATCCGCTGATCAAGAACATCATCCTGTCGTTCCAGAAGGTCGACAAGATCGAGTTCATCCAGCGGAAGTCGCCGTTCACCGGTCTGGACAACTACACCCAGCTGCTGGGCGACTCGCAGTTCTGGACCGTCGTCGCCCGAAGCTTCGCCTTCACCGCGGCCAACGTCGCGCTGATCATGATCCTCGGCAGCCTCATCGGCATCCTGCTGAACAAGCTCGGCAAGTGGATGCGCCTGGTCCTGTCGATGGCGCTGGTGATGGCCTGGGCCATGCCGATCGTCGCCTCCGTGACCGTCTTCCAGTGGCTGTTCGACGAGCAGTTCGGCGTCATGAACTGGCTGATGCGCACGCTCGGCTTCTCCGGCTACGACCAGCACAACTGGTTCGAGACCGGCTTCGCCACCCTCGTGATCGTGACGGTCCTGGTGGTCTGGGGCTCGATCCCCTTCGTCGCCCTCAACATGTACGCCGGACTGACCACCGTCAGCGGCGAGCTGTACGAGGCGGCCCGGATGGACGGCGCCAACGGCTGGCAGACCTTCTGGAAGGTCGTCTTCCCGAACCTCAAGTCGTTCTTCCTCGTCACCACGTTCCTCGAGGTGATCTGGGTCTTCAAGGCCTTCACCCAGGTGTACGCGATGAAGGCCGGCGGTCCCGACCGGGGCTCCGAGATCCTGCCCGTCTTCGCCTACGTCGAGGGCCAGAGCCAGTTCCACTACGGTCTGGCCGCGGCGATCTCCGTCCTGACGATCCTGATGCTCGTGATCGTCATGTCCTTCTACTTCCGTCTGATCCTGAAGCAGGAGGAGGAGCAGTGA